A single genomic interval of Puntigrus tetrazona isolate hp1 chromosome 1, ASM1883169v1, whole genome shotgun sequence harbors:
- the cxxc4 gene encoding CXXC-type zinc finger protein 4: MSNLNNALCIESGQSTDVSLLQKDNLQDGGLSQLLDYNAEMERYRSFANFYKTNGAFPQTAKIARITTPIFPSARIGVSPWNCDNGMLWGRKSAAINPNRTSMHRNDSQRPGKPGVPPETLQMANNNFLSSLSPEHCRPLAGECMNKLKCGAAEAEIMNLPERVGTFSAIPALGGISLPPGVIVMTALHSPAASAAVTDSAFQIANLADCPQNNSSASSGNPAKKKRKRCGVCAPCRRLINCGVCSSCRNRKTGHQICKFRKCEELKKKPGSSLERTPVNNGEAFRWFF, encoded by the coding sequence ATGTCTAATCTTAACAATGCACTTTGCATTGAAAGCGGCCAGAGCACCGACGTGTCACTCTTGCAAAAGGATAATCTTCAGGACGGTGGATTAAGCCAGCTGTTGGATTACAATGCCGAGATGGAAAGGTACAGGTCGTTTGCAAACTTTTACAAAACCAATGGGGCATTTCCACAGACCGCTAAGATTGCCCGCATAACGACACCAATTTTTCCCAGCGCCAGAATCGGCGTGTCCCCTTGGAACTGTGATAACGGCATGCTCTGGGGAAGGAAATCAGCAGCAATAAACCCTAATAGGACCAGCATGCATAGAAACGACTCCCAAAGGCCGGGGAAACCTGGCGTGCCGCCAGAGACGCTGCAAATGGCAAATAATAATTTCCTCTCTAGCTTATCCCCTGAACACTGCAGACCTTTAGCAGGAGAATGCATGAACAAGCTGAAATGCGGTGCTGCTGAAGCAGAGATAATGAATCTCCCGGAACGTGTTGGAACTTTTTCCGCTATTCCGGCTTTAGGGGGCATCTCATTACCTCCCGGGGTCATCGTCATGACAGCCCTTCACTCCCCCGCAGCCTCAGCAGCCGTTACAGACAGTGCGTTTCAAATTGCCAATCTGGCAGACTGCCCACAGAATAATTCCTCCGCATCCAGCGGAAACCCAgcgaaaaagaaaaggaaaaggtgTGGGGTCTGCGCGCCCTGCAGGAGGCTAATCAACTGTGGAGTGTGCAGCAGTTGTCGGAACCGTAAGACGGGCCACCAGATCTGCAAGTTTCGGAAATGCGAGGAGCTAAAAAAGAAGCCTGGCTCATCACTAGAG